Proteins from one Heterodontus francisci isolate sHetFra1 chromosome 42, sHetFra1.hap1, whole genome shotgun sequence genomic window:
- the LOC137355381 gene encoding salivary glue protein Sgs-3-like codes for MLTAPTLTEFTLTDSFLTAPILTESTLTESTLTEFTLTEFTLTAPTLTEFTLTAPTLTEFTLTAPTLTAPTLTEFTLTVPTLTEFNLTASTLTESTLTAPTLTAPTLTESTLTESTLTAPTLTELTLTAPTLTAPTLTEFTLTAPTLTESTLTAPTLTEFTLTAPTLTAPNLTEFTLTAATLTESTLTAPTLTEFTLTEFTLTAPSLTEFTLTESTLTAPTLTAPTLTEFTLTAPTLTESTLTELTLTESTLTAPTLTSPILTESTLTASTLTAPSLTEFTRTAPTLTAPSTQPILK; via the coding sequence ATGCTCACAGCGCCCACcctcacagagttcaccctcacagaCTCCTTCCTCACAGCGCCCATCCTCACAGAGTCCACCCTCACAGAGTCCACCCTCACAGAGTTTACcctcacagagttcaccctcacagcgcccaccctcacagagttcaccctcacagcGCCCACactcacagagttcaccctcacggcACCCACCCTCACGGCACCCACcctcacagagttcaccctcacagtGCCCACCCTCACAGAGTTCAACCTCACAGCGTCCACCCTCACAGAGTCCACCCTCACGGCACCCACCCTCACGGCGCCCACCCTCACAGAGTCCACCCTCACAGAGTCCACCCTCACGGCACCCACCCTCACAGAGTTGACCCTCACGGCACCCACCCTCACGGCACCCACcctcacagagttcaccctcacggcACCCACCCTCACAGAGTCCACCCTCACGGCACCCACcctcacagagttcaccctcacggcCCCCACCCTCACGGCACCCAAcctcacagagttcaccctcacggcAGCCACCCTCACAGAGTCCACCCTCACGGCGCCCACcctcacagagttcaccctcacagagttcaccctcacagcTCCCAGcctcacagagttcaccctcacagaGTCCACCCTCACGGCACCCACCCTCACGGCGCCCACcctcacagagttcaccctcacagcGCCCACCCTCACAGAGTCCACCCTCACAGAGTTAACCCTCACAGAGTCCACCCTCACAGCGCCCACTCTCACATCGCCCATCCTCACTGAGTCCACCCTCACGGCATCCACCCTCACAGCGCCCAGCCTCACAGAGTTCACCCGCACAGCGCCCACCCTCACAGCACCCTCTACACAGCCAATTTTAAAGTGA